One Amblyomma americanum isolate KBUSLIRL-KWMA unplaced genomic scaffold, ASM5285725v1 scaffold_12, whole genome shotgun sequence genomic region harbors:
- the LOC144111874 gene encoding uncharacterized protein LOC144111874 gives MKLSAHLDMTTSTHIEGFVDLGQFSDHRDKYTKADHGLVIMFQPLVGSWTQIIGVFASSGNVKSQMLSKIVLEATVLCEQAGLLVHYVCTDGATWNRSMWHNLGVYGNGKNVKCKVTHPCDEDRFLHFISDLPHLDKCVRNTLLKQGLNTHLGRAHWEHVSTMWKLDNKSMTLKVAPKLTRSHIYPNGFDKMCLSFYSLARSPKDGNVSPDVLESLLSVEEVLAEKESLAEDSVKALPIDAMEVAADHHSYAERHSDARLIYYISGYVARKRVLTTHCEACRAACLCDKDNIAKKLPAEPESL, from the exons ATGAAACTTTCTGCTCACTTGGACATGACAACCTCAACTCATATAGAAGGCTTTGTTGACCTAGGTCAATTCAGTGACCACAGGGACAAATATACGAAAGCTGACCATGGGCTTGTCATTATGTTTCAGCCTTTAGTAGGCAGCTGGACCCAAATAATAG GTGTATTTGCTTCAAGTGGAAACGTCAAGTCTCAGATGCTTTCAAAAATTGTGTTAGAGGCAACGGTGCTTTGTGAACAAGCTGGTCTTCTAGTTCACTATGTCTGCACAGACGGCGCAACATGGAATCGCTCTATGTGGCACAATCTTGGTGTGTACGGCAATGGGAAGAATGTAAAGTGCAAAGTAACGCACCCCTGTGATGAAGACAGGTTCCTACACTTTATTTCAGATTTGCCGCACCTTGATAAATGTGTGCGAAACACATTGCTTAAGCAAGGACTCAACACACATCTTGGCCGA GCCCACTGGGAGCATGTTTCCACCATGTGGAAGCTAGACAATAAAAGTATGACACTGAAGGTTGCACCAAAGCTTACTCGCAGTCACATTTATCCAAATGGCTTTGACAAGAT GTGTCTAAGCTTCTACAGTCTGGCAAGGAGCCCTAAGGACGGCAATGTGTCGCCGGATGTCCTCGAGTCATTGCTGTCTGTCGAGGAGGTGCTGGCTGAAAAGGAAAGCCTGGCAGAAGACAGCGTAAAGGCTTTGCCAATTGATGCCATGGAAGTGGCCGCAGACCACCACAGCTATGCTGAGCGGCACAGCGATGCGCGGCTGATCTATTACATTTCAGGCTATGTTGCTAGAAAGCGAGTTCTGACAACCCATTGTGAAGCCTGCAGAGcagcatgtctctgtgataaagACAACATTGCAAAAAAACTTCCAGCCGAG